The following proteins come from a genomic window of Natrinema saccharevitans:
- a CDS encoding DUF4097 family beta strand repeat-containing protein — MQRHVSRRRVLAGGSLGALASLAGCLATGRGETETVTETFDTEGVSEFSLAARNGSVTVDGGTDVTAIEVRGHKAAPTEASLESLTLETDRSDGRLTVETDSEDVPFLIGPDPKLDLEATVPAGVGAIRGETTNGDVTVRDASGELLAETTNGDIDVAGVDGDLTAENTNGSITVAEVSGDVRTETTNGSIDATLAADGGDLTADNTNGSITVRVLPTIDATVTASVDNGEVSFEGFDDVSGDGEDDPTVTLGDGNRRIRLETTNGSVTVRREREE, encoded by the coding sequence ATGCAACGTCACGTCTCACGACGCCGGGTCCTCGCCGGGGGGAGCCTCGGCGCGCTCGCGTCGCTGGCGGGCTGTCTCGCGACCGGGAGGGGGGAAACGGAGACCGTCACCGAAACGTTCGATACCGAAGGGGTGAGCGAGTTCTCGCTCGCGGCTCGTAACGGCTCGGTCACCGTCGACGGGGGTACCGACGTGACCGCGATCGAGGTCCGCGGCCACAAGGCCGCCCCGACGGAGGCGTCCCTCGAATCGCTGACCCTCGAGACCGACCGGAGCGACGGCCGGCTCACGGTCGAAACCGACAGCGAGGACGTCCCGTTCCTGATCGGTCCCGACCCGAAACTGGACCTCGAGGCGACGGTACCGGCGGGAGTGGGCGCGATCCGCGGGGAGACGACCAACGGCGACGTCACCGTCCGGGACGCGAGCGGCGAGTTGCTCGCGGAGACGACCAACGGAGATATCGACGTCGCGGGGGTCGACGGCGATCTGACCGCCGAGAACACCAACGGCTCGATCACGGTGGCCGAGGTCAGCGGCGACGTTCGAACGGAGACGACTAACGGAAGCATCGACGCGACCCTCGCGGCGGACGGCGGGGACCTGACCGCCGACAACACCAACGGCTCGATCACCGTCCGTGTCCTGCCGACGATCGACGCGACCGTCACCGCATCGGTGGACAACGGCGAGGTCTCGTTCGAGGGGTTCGACGACGTGAGCGGCGACGGCGAGGACGACCCGACGGTGACGCTCGGCGACGGCAACCGGCGGATCCGCCTCGAGACGACGAACGGGAGCGTGACGGTACGACGCGAGCGCGAGGAGTAG
- the ribH gene encoding 6,7-dimethyl-8-ribityllumazine synthase: MSTLGLVVAQFNRPITEQMEQEALEAATAAGAEVYETVQVPGAYDAPLAADRLARRDAVDAVAVVGTVITGDTDHDQVITDATAQRLSDVSLERDTPVTLGVTGPGMSAAEARERVENAAKAVEGALDLVDELPDPDSQQ; the protein is encoded by the coding sequence ATGTCCACGCTCGGACTGGTGGTCGCGCAGTTCAACCGCCCGATCACCGAGCAGATGGAGCAGGAGGCCCTCGAGGCGGCTACCGCCGCCGGCGCAGAGGTGTACGAGACGGTCCAGGTCCCCGGCGCGTACGACGCGCCGCTTGCAGCCGACCGGCTCGCGCGCCGCGACGCCGTCGACGCCGTCGCCGTCGTCGGCACCGTCATCACCGGCGACACGGACCACGACCAGGTGATCACCGACGCCACCGCCCAGCGGCTCTCCGACGTGAGTCTCGAGCGTGACACGCCCGTGACCCTCGGCGTGACCGGCCCCGGCATGTCCGCCGCGGAGGCCCGCGAACGCGTCGAGAACGCGGCGAAAGCCGTCGAGGGGGCACTCGATCTCGTCGACGAACTGCCGGATCCCGATTCCCAACAATGA
- a CDS encoding 5-(carboxyamino)imidazole ribonucleotide synthase, whose translation MTTLRTPGPTIGVVGGGQLGRMLAEAAAPLGVEVLVLDPTPDCPASPVARDQIVAAFDDEAAIHDLATRADVLTFEIELADQNVLDRVSEETGTPVHPDPATLETIHDKLVQKRELEAAGIPVPPFRAVEDADDIRAAIDDYGAPVMLKARTGGYDGRGNVPVESKADAEDALESVAGPAMVESFVDFEREVSVIAVKGDDEVATFPIGENIHEDEILRETVVPARSSEAVTERAHAVARDVLDVMDGRGVYGIELFETIEGEILLNEIAPRPHNSGHWTIEGAQTSQFEQHVRAVLGWPLGSTTLRSPTVMTNLLGDVGEERPAQLSDIDDILETPAASLHWYGKRDARPLRKLGHVTLSAADEDAAVEDLLETARELESAVTFRS comes from the coding sequence ATGACGACGTTACGGACGCCGGGACCGACGATCGGCGTAGTCGGCGGGGGACAGCTCGGACGAATGCTCGCCGAGGCGGCCGCGCCGCTGGGCGTCGAGGTGCTCGTCCTCGATCCGACGCCGGACTGTCCGGCGTCGCCCGTGGCCCGCGACCAGATCGTCGCCGCGTTCGACGACGAGGCGGCGATCCACGACCTCGCGACGCGGGCCGACGTCCTCACGTTCGAAATCGAACTGGCCGACCAGAACGTGCTGGACCGGGTGAGCGAGGAGACGGGAACGCCGGTCCACCCCGATCCCGCGACCCTCGAGACGATCCACGACAAGCTCGTCCAGAAGCGGGAACTCGAGGCCGCCGGCATTCCGGTCCCGCCGTTTCGCGCGGTCGAAGACGCCGACGATATTCGGGCCGCGATCGACGACTACGGCGCACCGGTGATGCTCAAAGCACGGACCGGCGGCTACGACGGCCGGGGGAACGTCCCCGTCGAGTCGAAAGCCGACGCCGAGGACGCCCTCGAGTCGGTCGCCGGCCCCGCGATGGTCGAGTCGTTCGTCGACTTCGAGCGCGAGGTCTCGGTCATCGCGGTCAAAGGCGACGACGAGGTCGCGACCTTCCCGATCGGGGAAAACATCCACGAGGACGAAATCCTGCGGGAGACCGTCGTTCCGGCGCGCTCGAGCGAGGCCGTCACCGAGCGCGCCCACGCGGTCGCGCGCGACGTACTTGACGTAATGGACGGGCGGGGCGTCTACGGGATCGAACTGTTCGAGACGATCGAGGGCGAGATACTCCTCAACGAGATCGCGCCGCGCCCGCACAACTCCGGCCACTGGACGATCGAGGGCGCACAGACCTCGCAGTTCGAACAACACGTCCGGGCCGTGCTGGGCTGGCCGCTGGGCTCGACTACCCTGCGCTCGCCGACCGTGATGACGAATCTGCTCGGCGACGTGGGCGAGGAACGGCCCGCGCAACTGAGCGACATCGACGACATCCTCGAGACGCCCGCCGCCTCGCTGCACTGGTACGGCAAACGGGACGCGCGGCCGTTGCGAAAGCTGGGCCACGTGACGCTGTCGGCCGCCGACGAAGACGCCGCGGTCGAGGACCTGCTCGAGACCGCGCGCGAGTTAGAGAGCGCGGTCACGTTCCGCTCGTAG